The following proteins come from a genomic window of Gossypium raimondii isolate GPD5lz chromosome 5, ASM2569854v1, whole genome shotgun sequence:
- the LOC105771399 gene encoding protein PIN-LIKES 3: protein MGFLDLLLVALIPVIKVLFITGVGLFLALDRVNLLGPDARNHLNKIVFYVFGPALVATNLAQTTTYESLVTLWFMPVNILLTFMIGSALAWLLIKITRTPKHLQGMVIGCCSAGNLGNLPLIIVPSVCEESNNPFGESSTCFSNAQAYASLSMATGAIFIWSYVYGIMRSYANNYKEAGLTININSSQKNSNSESDLETCREPLLPSKDWVAASDEYSVQQQPHGNFETQEKSSALRKRFQCITMTMKKINLKEVFAPSAIAGMVGFFIGTVSPIRQTLIGADAPLRVIENSINLLGDPTVACMTLLVGANLLKGLTRSDIRPSIIIGIIAVRNVFMPLLGIGVVKAAQHLGLVGTDALFQFVLMLQYALPPAMAVGTMTQLFQMGQSESSIIMLWTYVVAAFSLTLWSTVFMWLLF from the exons ATGGGATTCCTTGATCTACTCCTTGTGGCACTGATTCCGGTTATAAAAGTGCTTTTCATTACCGGAGTTGGCTTGTTTCTTGCTTTAGATCGTGTCAATCTGTTGGGACCAGACGCCAGAAACCATTTGAACAAA ATCGTGTTCTATGTGTTTGGCCCTGCACTTGTGGCAACCAACTTGGCTCAAACCACAACCTATGAAAGCTTAGTGACATT GTGGTTCATGCCGGTGAATATTTTGCTCACATTCATGATTGGGTCAGCACTTGCTTGGCTTCTTATAAAAATCACTAGAACTCCTAAACACCTCCAAGGCATGGTCATCGGTTGTTGTTCTGCTG GGAATTTGGGAAATTTGCCACTCATTATAGTTCCATCAGTCTGTGAGGAATCAAATAATCCATTTGGAGAATCATCCACTTGTTTTTCAAATGCCCAGGCCTATGCTTCACTGTCTATGGCG ACAGGAGCCATCTTTATATGGTCATATGTGTATGGCATTATGCGTTCATACGCAAACAACTACAAGGAAGCTGGGTTAACCATCAACATCAACTCTTCTCAAAAGAATTCCAACTCGGAATCAGATTTGGAAACTTGCCGAGAACCTTTACTACCATCAAAGGATTGGGTTGCTGCTTCAGATGAATATTCAGTACAACAACAGCCTCACGGCAATTTTGAAACACAAGAAAAG aGTTCAGCTTTGAGGAAGagatttcaatgcataactatGACCATGAAGAAGATTAACCTGAAGGAAGTGTTTGCACCATCAGCAATTGCAGGA ATGGTTGGATTTTTCATCGGGACAGTCTCACCAATCCGACAAACACTAATTGGTGCCGATGCTCCTCTTCGTGTTATCGAGAATTCTATAAATTTGCTTGG GGACCCAACAGTTGCATGTATGACCTTGCTGGTGGGAGCAAATCTTCTAAAAG GTTTAACAAGATCAGATATTCGTCCTTCAATCATTATAGGGATAATAGCTGTGAGGAACGTATTCATGCCTCTCTTGGGCATTGGCGTTGTTAAAGCTGCACAGCATTTGGGCTTGGTTGGAACAGACGCCTTGTTCCAGTTTGTTCTAATGCTTCAGTATGCCCTTCCGCCTGCCATGGCTGTAG GCACAATGACACAGCTATTTCAGATGGGTCAAAGTGAAAGTTCAATAATAATGCTATGGACATATGTTGTAGCAGCATTCTCCCTCACCCTTTGGTCAACGGTTTTCATGTGGctcttattttga
- the LOC105770761 gene encoding uncharacterized protein LOC105770761 isoform X1, which produces MARNLEIQIEDKNSKFPKNLWLLLPKLPFNRKRSVEVVIEKKPNGKQLSDEKKIINKPADEVKFSEPRPAVPPPLTLEADQTGRTSNRVILWQVYAIGGFFLLKWIWARWNERKEMGSKKEASDDDEQPPAVDDSQYV; this is translated from the exons ATGGCCAGAAACCTTGAAATCCAGATCGAAGATAAGAACTCAAAATTCCCTAAGAACTTGTGGCTATTGTTACCCAAACTTCCCTTCAACAGAAAACGCAGTGTTGAAGTTGTGATTGAAAAGAAACCCAACGGAAAACAGTTGAGCGACgagaagaaaataattaataagcCAGCTGATGAGGTGAAGTTTTCGGAGCCTCGGCCGGCTGTTCCACCGCCTTTGACGCTTGAGGCCGACCAGACAGGAAGGACTTCCAATCGTGTAATTCTCTGGCAG GTATATGCCATTGGTGGTTTCTTTTTACTGAAATGGATTTGGGCAAGATGGAACGAAAGGAAAGAGATGGGATCCAAGAAGGAAGCGTCGGACGATGACGAACAGCCACCTGCTGTGGATGACTCCCAATATGTGTGA
- the LOC105770761 gene encoding uncharacterized protein LOC105770761 isoform X2, translated as MADANNKEAQSKSKNPLEPRNFFSMLPKVEFKFPSFDQQSEKPDASVEKEEQFEIAKPPSVFMGNRRKNPPPLEFEAEECLGRTSNPIVLWQVYAIGGFFLLKWIWARWNERKEMGSKKEASDDDEQPPAVDDSQYV; from the exons ATGGCAGACGCAAATAACAAAGAAGCTCAGAGCAAAAGTAAAAATCCTTTAGAACCCAGAAATTTTTTCTCAATGTTACCCAAAGTTGAGTTCAAATTCCCTTCCTTTGACCAACAATCGGAAAAACCAGATGCTTCGGTTGAAAAAGAGGAGCAATTTGAAATTGCGAAACCACCATCTGTTTTCATGGGAAACCGCCGGAAAAATCCTCCGCCGTTGGAATTCGAGGCGGAGGAGTGCCTTGGGAGAACTTCTAATCCTATAGTTCTCTGGCAG GTATATGCCATTGGTGGTTTCTTTTTACTGAAATGGATTTGGGCAAGATGGAACGAAAGGAAAGAGATGGGATCCAAGAAGGAAGCGTCGGACGATGACGAACAGCCACCTGCTGTGGATGACTCCCAATATGTGTGA